Proteins from a genomic interval of Mesobacillus sp. S13:
- a CDS encoding TrkH family potassium uptake protein — protein sequence MRRKLFFRLDPPKVLVFGFGGIILLGTLLLSLPASTVDGRGLPILDALFTATSATCVTGLVVVDTGDTFTRFGEMVILSMIQVGGLGFMSFATLLAFILGKRISFKERLIIQESLNNETVEGIVRLVKRIFLFTAVVEITGGIILSLRFSQEMAAGKAIYFGFFHAVSNFNNAGFDLMGDFKGLTAYAEDPVVNITMITLISLGGIGFIVMNELFDYRKTRRLTLHSKIVLALSAVLVFGGALLIFILEFNNPSTLKPMTMTGKIFGAFYQAVTPRTAGSNTLNIPDLKQSTLFLIIFLMFIGASPGSTGGGIKTTTFAVLVGAVRSQIRGREDVTFFGRRVDHTIISKSLTVTLIFLFLIGLVTMVLTITEPGKEFLVLLFETVSAFSTVGLSMGLTPELSLYGKILITITMFAGRVGPLTLAYAIAKKRKEDHYRYPAGKVMIG from the coding sequence ATGCGCAGGAAATTGTTTTTTAGATTAGATCCACCGAAAGTACTTGTTTTTGGATTTGGAGGCATTATTCTTTTAGGGACATTATTGCTTTCATTGCCAGCATCCACAGTGGATGGTAGAGGACTTCCGATTTTGGATGCCTTGTTTACGGCAACTTCGGCCACTTGTGTAACAGGTCTTGTCGTCGTGGACACAGGTGATACCTTTACTCGTTTTGGGGAAATGGTCATCCTGTCGATGATCCAGGTTGGCGGACTGGGTTTCATGAGTTTTGCCACTTTGCTTGCATTTATTTTAGGTAAAAGGATTTCGTTCAAAGAAAGGCTGATCATCCAGGAGTCATTGAATAACGAGACTGTAGAAGGGATTGTCAGGCTTGTCAAACGAATTTTCCTTTTTACAGCAGTAGTCGAAATTACCGGCGGGATTATACTATCTCTTCGATTTTCACAAGAAATGGCTGCTGGAAAAGCGATATATTTTGGGTTTTTCCATGCTGTTTCGAACTTTAATAATGCCGGATTTGATTTGATGGGTGACTTCAAAGGGCTTACTGCATATGCTGAAGACCCTGTTGTCAATATCACCATGATCACTCTTATCAGTTTGGGCGGGATTGGGTTCATTGTCATGAATGAGCTATTTGACTATCGCAAGACAAGGAGACTTACCCTTCATTCAAAAATCGTTTTAGCACTATCGGCTGTTTTGGTGTTTGGAGGGGCGCTCCTGATTTTTATCCTGGAATTTAACAACCCTTCCACCTTGAAGCCAATGACGATGACTGGTAAAATATTCGGAGCGTTTTACCAGGCAGTCACACCGAGGACAGCAGGGTCGAATACATTGAATATCCCAGACTTGAAGCAGTCAACCTTGTTCTTGATCATCTTCCTTATGTTCATCGGTGCTTCGCCTGGGTCTACAGGGGGAGGAATCAAAACCACCACCTTCGCAGTCCTGGTTGGTGCTGTAAGGTCTCAAATTCGTGGCAGGGAGGATGTCACATTTTTTGGAAGAAGGGTGGATCACACTATCATTTCCAAATCATTGACAGTTACACTGATTTTCCTTTTTCTAATAGGTTTGGTTACAATGGTGTTGACCATTACCGAGCCTGGCAAAGAGTTTCTGGTGCTATTATTTGAGACGGTCTCAGCTTTTTCAACAGTCGGTCTGTCCATGGGCTTGACCCCTGAGCTGTCATTATACGGAAAAATATTAATAACGATAACGATGTTCGCGGGCCGGGTTGGTCCGTTAACACTGGCTTATGCAATTGCGAAAAAAAGAAAAGAGGATCATTATCGATATCCAGCTGGAAAAGTGATGATTGGGTAG
- a CDS encoding diacylglycerol/lipid kinase family protein: protein MKAMIILNPSSGKEKAADYAEKIEETLRDRYDDIDIRRTEKEGDAAAFATEACISLYDGIIAMGGDGTINEAINGLAEQNHRPSLGIIPLGTVNDFARALNIPLDPYEAIDILKEQNLRPVDIGKINDHYFANVIALGSIAEASYNVSPELKTRFGSLAYFMEGAKSFLKGEAIDLVVEHEGGKWEGHTFLLLAALTNSVGGFESLAPEARLNDGKFHTFIIKKVSVPKIASLVPSLLKGELEESEDVEYIRTSYLNITSDKEHVVNIDGEEGEPLPFKAKVLPGHLDIFVPFLNNKN from the coding sequence ATGAAAGCCATGATTATTTTGAATCCATCTTCAGGAAAGGAAAAGGCAGCGGACTACGCTGAAAAAATAGAGGAAACATTACGTGACCGATACGATGATATCGATATCCGAAGAACCGAGAAAGAGGGCGACGCTGCGGCATTTGCAACTGAGGCCTGCATTTCTTTATACGATGGAATCATTGCAATGGGAGGCGACGGAACCATCAATGAGGCCATAAATGGGCTGGCTGAACAAAATCATCGGCCTTCTCTGGGAATCATTCCACTTGGCACGGTCAATGATTTTGCGCGGGCACTCAATATTCCGCTGGATCCTTATGAAGCCATCGATATATTGAAAGAGCAAAACCTCCGTCCTGTGGATATCGGGAAAATCAATGACCATTATTTCGCGAATGTTATAGCATTAGGTTCCATTGCAGAAGCTTCCTACAATGTGAGTCCAGAACTGAAGACAAGATTTGGTTCCCTCGCTTATTTTATGGAAGGAGCAAAATCATTCCTTAAAGGCGAGGCAATCGATTTAGTCGTCGAACATGAAGGCGGAAAATGGGAAGGTCATACTTTCCTGCTGCTTGCTGCACTGACGAATTCTGTTGGCGGCTTCGAATCCCTTGCGCCCGAAGCAAGGTTGAATGATGGGAAATTTCATACTTTTATTATCAAGAAGGTTTCCGTTCCGAAAATCGCTTCGCTTGTTCCTTCGCTTCTAAAAGGAGAATTGGAAGAAAGTGAAGATGTCGAATATATACGGACTTCTTATCTCAATATTACATCTGACAAGGAGCACGTCGTGAATATCGACGGTGAAGAAGGCGAGCCATTGCCATTTAAGGCGAAGGTCCTTCCAGGACACTTGGATATTTTTGTTCCTTTTTTAAATAACAAAAACTGA
- a CDS encoding M6 family metalloprotease domain-containing protein, protein MLKVLSTSALSLALAGSAVFAGVSSTDSAVKPQSKYELSLAHHVGAAPELVDRAKELGIDLSKADPAEKMAKTGAKFQQPGDNHVDYKKATGDVPVLVLLAKYPDGDEPVGDMPGQVPAKYYEDLIFGTEYNPYELEQFEQYDGADVPKNRTMQNAYKESSYGKVNLVRKENTDFAWVEMPRGASYYLDQEGTYAEGGVYKLGNVNGDAHTGEFIRDLLKAADDQVDFSQYAIDGEVPNIFVIHEGTGAEFSRDPAQFWSHKWSLLSALYYGKYYETGKPADAHAGMSQGEWINKTVAEDMTYDEVVVNNYNIQPGIGGNVSGFDTATNSYKEELKTGPFPAQTGVYAHEFGHALGLPDFYDTVYSSEGVGNYSMMAGGSWMRYPNKSAYSGNSPTHFDPFSKIFLGWAEPIEVTPESGVQEITLPAANAADADNGIVKMEVPGSNGTEYFLFENMQQEGFNKGMVRQGEDAHGLVAWHVDENVINIYQTAGFRPNNVENWMNKRFQFNQSQTASNGEVVTHYGLSVLQADGKYDLERNLNRGDATDFFKTGSKLTPVSGKVHTGSYYFWKGYGATPADSGIHVTDIKENEDGSISAKFFYNFNSSVK, encoded by the coding sequence GTGTTAAAAGTTCTTTCTACATCAGCACTTTCTCTAGCTTTGGCAGGAAGTGCGGTATTTGCTGGAGTCAGCTCAACTGATTCTGCTGTCAAACCGCAAAGTAAATATGAACTAAGCCTTGCTCACCATGTAGGTGCAGCTCCGGAGCTAGTTGATAGAGCAAAGGAATTAGGGATTGATCTTTCCAAAGCCGATCCTGCTGAGAAAATGGCTAAAACAGGTGCGAAGTTCCAGCAGCCAGGAGATAATCATGTCGATTATAAGAAAGCAACGGGCGATGTTCCTGTGCTTGTATTGTTAGCTAAATATCCTGATGGTGATGAGCCGGTTGGCGACATGCCAGGACAAGTACCTGCCAAGTATTATGAGGACCTGATTTTTGGCACTGAGTACAATCCGTATGAGCTAGAGCAATTCGAGCAATATGATGGTGCAGACGTTCCAAAGAACCGTACGATGCAAAATGCTTACAAGGAATCAAGTTATGGAAAGGTAAACCTTGTTCGTAAAGAAAATACCGATTTCGCCTGGGTAGAGATGCCTAGAGGTGCTTCATATTACCTTGACCAGGAAGGTACTTATGCAGAAGGTGGAGTATATAAGCTTGGTAACGTAAATGGAGATGCCCATACAGGCGAGTTCATTCGTGATCTGTTAAAAGCAGCGGATGACCAAGTTGACTTCTCACAGTATGCCATTGATGGTGAAGTTCCAAATATTTTCGTAATCCATGAAGGCACAGGCGCTGAATTCAGCCGTGATCCAGCTCAGTTCTGGTCACATAAGTGGAGTTTGCTAAGCGCGCTTTATTATGGGAAATACTATGAAACTGGCAAACCAGCTGACGCTCATGCTGGCATGTCCCAGGGTGAATGGATTAACAAAACAGTTGCAGAGGACATGACATACGATGAAGTAGTCGTAAACAACTACAACATCCAGCCGGGTATCGGCGGTAACGTATCTGGTTTTGATACAGCAACTAACTCATATAAAGAAGAGTTAAAAACGGGTCCTTTCCCTGCTCAAACAGGCGTTTACGCGCACGAGTTTGGACATGCACTTGGACTTCCTGATTTCTATGATACTGTTTACTCATCTGAAGGTGTTGGTAACTACTCGATGATGGCCGGCGGTTCTTGGATGCGCTATCCTAATAAATCGGCTTATTCCGGAAACTCTCCAACTCACTTCGATCCGTTCTCTAAGATTTTCTTAGGCTGGGCAGAGCCAATCGAAGTAACACCTGAGAGCGGCGTTCAGGAAATCACTCTACCGGCAGCTAATGCGGCCGATGCTGATAATGGCATCGTTAAAATGGAAGTTCCAGGTTCAAACGGAACTGAATACTTCCTGTTCGAAAATATGCAGCAAGAGGGCTTCAATAAAGGGATGGTACGCCAGGGTGAAGACGCTCATGGATTAGTGGCATGGCATGTTGATGAAAATGTCATCAATATTTACCAGACTGCTGGATTCCGTCCGAATAACGTCGAAAACTGGATGAACAAGCGCTTCCAGTTCAATCAGTCACAAACTGCTAGCAATGGTGAAGTGGTAACACACTATGGTCTATCTGTCCTTCAAGCGGATGGCAAGTATGATCTTGAAAGAAACCTAAACCGCGGTGACGCAACTGACTTCTTCAAGACTGGAAGCAAGCTGACTCCGGTAAGCGGTAAAGTCCACACTGGTTCTTACTACTTCTGGAAGGGCTATGGTGCTACACCAGCTGACTCCGGAATTCACGTAACGGATATCAAGGAAAATGAAGATGGCTCGATCTCAGCTAAGTTCTTCTATAACTTTAATTCTAGTGTGAAGTAA
- a CDS encoding sulfite exporter TauE/SafE family protein — MDFTFLIVIFLIGFIGSYISGMVGIGGSIIKYPMLLYIPPLFGIAAFSAHEVSGISAVQVFFATIGGVWAYRKGGYLNKTLIIYMGSAILVGSLIGSYGSGFLSEGGINLVYGILALIAAIMMFVPKKGVDDIPLDQVSFNKWLAAFFAFIVGIGAGIVGAAGAFLLVPIMLVVLKIPTRMTIATSLAITFISSIGSTVGKIATGQVEFWPALIMVIASLIASPLGANAGKKVNTKILQYILAVLILGTAIKIWMDIL; from the coding sequence ATGGATTTCACGTTTCTTATTGTCATCTTTCTAATTGGTTTTATCGGTTCTTATATTTCCGGAATGGTTGGAATTGGCGGTTCAATCATTAAATACCCTATGCTATTATACATTCCGCCATTGTTCGGCATTGCGGCATTCAGTGCCCACGAGGTTTCCGGAATCAGTGCGGTCCAGGTTTTCTTCGCTACAATTGGTGGCGTCTGGGCCTACCGTAAGGGTGGATACTTAAATAAGACATTGATCATTTATATGGGTTCGGCGATTCTTGTCGGTTCCTTGATCGGAAGCTATGGCTCTGGGTTCTTGTCCGAAGGCGGCATTAATCTCGTTTATGGTATCCTGGCATTAATTGCGGCAATCATGATGTTTGTACCGAAAAAAGGAGTAGATGATATCCCGCTTGACCAGGTTAGCTTCAATAAATGGCTGGCAGCATTCTTCGCATTTATCGTAGGGATTGGAGCAGGTATCGTAGGCGCAGCCGGAGCATTCTTGTTGGTTCCGATCATGCTGGTTGTGTTGAAGATTCCAACCAGAATGACAATTGCCACTTCATTGGCAATCACATTCATCTCTTCCATTGGATCTACAGTAGGTAAAATTGCCACGGGTCAGGTAGAATTTTGGCCAGCATTGATCATGGTTATCGCAAGTCTGATCGCATCACCACTTGGTGCAAACGCAGGTAAGAAAGTAAATACGAAAATCCTGCAATACATTCTTGCAGTGTTGATTTTAGGAACAGCCATCAAGATTTGGATGGATATCCTGTAA
- a CDS encoding sulfurtransferase TusA family protein, giving the protein MNVAKVLDAKGLACPMPIVKTKKAITDLQSGEVLEIHTTDKGAVKDLAAWAQSTGNELLKHEEENGVFKFWMKKA; this is encoded by the coding sequence ATGAACGTAGCAAAAGTATTAGACGCAAAAGGACTAGCTTGTCCAATGCCAATCGTAAAAACAAAGAAGGCGATCACTGACCTTCAATCTGGAGAAGTACTAGAAATCCACACAACTGATAAAGGCGCTGTAAAAGATCTAGCAGCTTGGGCACAATCCACTGGAAACGAACTTCTGAAGCACGAAGAAGAGAACGGTGTGTTCAAGTTCTGGATGAAGAAGGCGTAA
- a CDS encoding MBL fold metallo-hydrolase, which yields MKAMTSKEVTKKVFNKAPLFILDVRNESDFNDWKIEGENFEYFNIPYFDLLDGVEEILDKVPTDKEVLVVCAKEGSSVMVAEMLEEAGREVSYLQGGMKAWSEHLEPVKVGDLKDGGAMYQFVRIGKGCLSYAVVSNGEAALIDATRMTDVYLDFAKELGVEIKHVFDTHLHADHISGGRKIAEATGATYWLPPKDADEVTFNYQPLEDGNLVKIGETNIDINALYTPGHTIGSTSFVVDEKYLLSGDILFIDSIGRPDLAGKAEDWVTDLRNSLYNRYKQLSDELVVLPAHFMIIEELNENGSVSEKLGTLFAKNHGLNIEDEAEFRRLVTENLPPQPNAYQEIRETNMGKINPDDEKQREMEIGPNRCAVR from the coding sequence ATGAAAGCAATGACGTCTAAAGAAGTAACAAAAAAAGTATTCAATAAAGCACCACTATTCATCCTTGATGTCCGTAACGAGAGCGACTTTAATGATTGGAAAATCGAAGGCGAAAATTTCGAGTACTTTAACATCCCTTACTTCGATCTTCTTGATGGAGTAGAAGAAATCCTTGATAAAGTACCTACTGATAAAGAAGTTCTTGTTGTATGTGCAAAAGAAGGTTCTTCAGTAATGGTTGCAGAAATGCTGGAAGAAGCAGGCCGTGAAGTATCTTATCTTCAAGGTGGAATGAAAGCGTGGAGCGAACACCTTGAGCCAGTCAAGGTTGGCGACCTTAAGGATGGCGGAGCAATGTACCAGTTCGTACGTATCGGTAAAGGCTGCCTTTCTTACGCAGTCGTTTCAAACGGTGAAGCTGCTTTGATCGACGCGACAAGAATGACTGACGTTTATCTTGATTTCGCTAAAGAACTTGGCGTTGAAATCAAACATGTATTTGATACACACCTGCACGCAGACCACATTTCTGGCGGCAGAAAAATTGCTGAAGCAACAGGTGCAACTTACTGGCTGCCTCCGAAAGATGCTGATGAAGTTACATTCAACTACCAGCCTCTTGAAGATGGCAACCTTGTAAAAATCGGTGAGACAAACATCGACATCAATGCACTATACACGCCAGGACATACAATCGGTTCCACTTCATTTGTAGTAGATGAAAAGTATCTTCTATCTGGGGATATACTATTCATTGACTCAATTGGACGCCCTGATCTGGCTGGAAAAGCTGAAGACTGGGTAACGGACCTAAGAAACTCTCTATACAATCGCTACAAGCAGCTTTCTGATGAGCTTGTCGTTCTGCCTGCACACTTCATGATCATTGAAGAGTTGAACGAAAACGGCAGCGTTTCTGAAAAATTAGGTACTCTTTTTGCGAAGAACCACGGTTTGAATATCGAAGATGAGGCTGAATTCCGCAGACTTGTAACGGAGAACCTGCCTCCACAGCCAAATGCATATCAGGAAATCCGTGAAACAAACATGGGGAAAATCAACCCAGACGATGAGAAGCAAAGAGAAATGGAAATTGGACCAAACCGCTGTGCGGTAAGATAA
- a CDS encoding sulfurtransferase TusA family protein gives METVKTNATVDAKGLACPMPIVRTKKAINNLNPGEVLEVLATDKGSRADIQAWSKSSGNQYLGTIEEGDVLKHYIRKGGAGEEQEETKYPNVVSNDDVVKKLEANEDVVVLDVREPAEYAFGHIPNAVSIPFGDLENRLEELDKSKTILVVCRTGNRSDMASQTLAGKGFDKVWNVVPGMSEWNGPTETKVQ, from the coding sequence ATGGAAACTGTTAAGACAAATGCTACAGTCGACGCAAAAGGGCTTGCATGCCCAATGCCGATTGTCAGAACGAAGAAAGCAATCAACAATTTAAATCCCGGCGAGGTTTTAGAGGTGCTTGCAACGGATAAAGGTTCTAGAGCAGATATCCAGGCGTGGTCAAAAAGCTCTGGCAACCAGTACCTTGGAACCATTGAAGAAGGAGATGTTCTAAAACACTATATCCGCAAAGGCGGCGCTGGTGAAGAACAAGAAGAAACAAAATATCCGAATGTTGTTTCAAACGACGATGTTGTCAAAAAGCTTGAAGCAAACGAGGATGTTGTTGTCCTTGATGTAAGGGAACCGGCTGAATATGCCTTTGGCCATATTCCAAATGCCGTTTCTATCCCATTTGGGGACCTTGAAAACAGACTCGAAGAACTTGATAAGTCCAAGACAATCCTGGTTGTTTGCCGCACAGGCAACAGAAGTGATATGGCTTCCCAGACACTTGCAGGCAAAGGCTTTGACAAGGTTTGGAACGTCGTACCAGGCATGTCTGAATGGAATGGCCCAACTGAAACGAAAGTTCAGTAA
- a CDS encoding DsrE/DsrF/DrsH-like family protein — protein MGEQKKTTIILFSGDYDKVMAAYIIANGAAAYDHEVTIFHTFWGLNALRKDEPIQADKGFIEKMFAKMMPRGANKLGLSKMNYAGFGPKMIKDVMKKHNAMPLPDLIEMAKEQDVKLVACQMTVDLFGLTQEEIMDGVEFAGVAAYLADAEDGNVNLFI, from the coding sequence ATGGGAGAACAGAAAAAAACAACCATCATTTTATTCAGTGGGGATTATGATAAAGTCATGGCTGCATATATCATTGCTAATGGTGCTGCTGCCTATGATCATGAAGTGACAATTTTCCATACGTTCTGGGGTTTGAATGCTCTAAGAAAAGATGAGCCGATCCAGGCAGATAAAGGCTTCATTGAAAAGATGTTTGCCAAGATGATGCCAAGAGGCGCGAATAAATTAGGGTTGTCAAAAATGAACTATGCAGGATTTGGCCCTAAAATGATCAAGGATGTCATGAAGAAGCACAATGCAATGCCGCTTCCAGACTTGATTGAAATGGCTAAAGAACAGGATGTAAAACTTGTTGCCTGCCAGATGACAGTAGACTTATTTGGTCTTACTCAAGAAGAAATCATGGATGGCGTTGAGTTTGCCGGTGTAGCAGCTTACCTTGCTGATGCAGAAGACGGAAACGTCAACCTGTTCATCTAA
- a CDS encoding cbb3-type cytochrome c oxidase subunit I, with protein sequence MFTDEKWSSSKNWFIAAVFWIIIGMSMGLLTATKQIWPELLNNRWTTYGHVRSAHVMLVIYAWLSMAYVGSMFYMIPKLAKTKVYSEKLGNFALVFYNIVILEGFFALLFGQTEVIEYGEFPLWVDVQLLVAIGLVAYNLFKTVGRRQEKMLYVSLWYFLGSLLWLPLTWIVGNFPAQWIPSGVQQGLMGWFLGHNAIGLWMTTVGVGQIYYLLPKLTGRPLYSHQLSMIGFWAIATFYVWNGPHHLMNGPIPGWISKAGVIPSIVLLIPVWAVLANFWGTMKGSWSQTRTSVPLRFTVAGTIFYLFACLQGPLQALPSVSSVIKFTHWTVGHAHMGPFGAFSFTSFAAIYYILPKIVGREMFSKRAMEAHFWFSTVGFLVFAFSLWIAGVVQGFAWIDGIPFLQTVLMMEPYVQGRAIGGTMMYVAQFFLAWNMYKTIKLAKLEKKQQAQQQAATA encoded by the coding sequence ATGTTTACAGACGAAAAATGGAGTTCATCCAAGAATTGGTTCATCGCTGCTGTCTTTTGGATCATCATCGGCATGAGCATGGGACTTCTTACTGCAACAAAACAAATCTGGCCAGAATTGTTGAACAATCGCTGGACAACTTATGGGCATGTTCGCTCGGCGCACGTCATGCTCGTTATCTACGCCTGGTTATCAATGGCTTATGTAGGATCCATGTTCTACATGATTCCCAAGCTTGCTAAAACGAAGGTTTATAGCGAGAAACTGGGTAATTTCGCTTTAGTATTTTATAACATTGTCATTTTAGAAGGATTCTTCGCATTGCTTTTTGGCCAGACCGAGGTCATCGAGTATGGTGAATTTCCACTTTGGGTTGACGTTCAGCTTCTTGTCGCAATCGGACTTGTAGCTTATAACCTTTTCAAGACAGTTGGACGCCGCCAGGAAAAAATGCTTTATGTCAGCCTTTGGTATTTCCTCGGATCATTGCTATGGCTACCACTGACCTGGATTGTCGGCAACTTCCCGGCACAATGGATTCCAAGTGGGGTACAGCAAGGATTGATGGGCTGGTTCCTTGGACATAACGCAATTGGCTTGTGGATGACAACGGTGGGTGTTGGACAGATTTACTACCTGCTTCCTAAATTGACTGGCCGCCCTCTATACAGTCACCAGTTATCGATGATTGGTTTCTGGGCAATTGCTACATTTTATGTTTGGAACGGTCCTCACCACTTGATGAATGGACCAATCCCAGGCTGGATTTCAAAAGCCGGAGTTATTCCTTCAATCGTTCTATTGATACCGGTTTGGGCTGTTTTAGCCAACTTTTGGGGAACAATGAAAGGATCCTGGTCACAGACAAGAACTAGCGTACCGCTTCGTTTCACCGTTGCGGGAACAATATTTTATCTTTTCGCCTGTCTTCAGGGACCACTGCAAGCCCTTCCATCAGTAAGTTCAGTCATTAAGTTCACTCACTGGACTGTTGGGCATGCACATATGGGACCATTCGGCGCGTTTTCTTTCACATCTTTCGCGGCAATTTATTACATCCTGCCTAAAATCGTTGGACGTGAAATGTTCAGCAAGAGAGCAATGGAAGCACACTTCTGGTTCTCTACTGTCGGTTTCCTCGTATTCGCATTCTCATTGTGGATCGCTGGTGTAGTACAGGGATTCGCATGGATCGACGGCATACCATTCCTGCAAACTGTATTGATGATGGAGCCTTACGTACAAGGCCGCGCAATCGGTGGAACAATGATGTATGTAGCTCAGTTCTTCCTGGCATGGAATATGTATAAAACTATTAAACTTGCAAAACTTGAGAAAAAACAGCAAGCACAGCAGCAAGCTGCTACTGCTTAA